Below is a window of Cheilinus undulatus linkage group 8, ASM1832078v1, whole genome shotgun sequence DNA.
ctaaaaagtgcacaaaaaaggaaaatccctctttaagctcttttttttttacagttatacatttatattattGCATTATTAGAGGGTACCCCTCTCCAAGATGGCGGCCGCTTAGAGGCGTAAATATTGATCTCTGGTTAAAGTATTCTGCTTACCGCTCCTGGATTCGGTCTGTCACATAATCCTTTCCGGACTTTCGTTTCCCGCTGAAGACCAGAACCAGTCTGGGTTCAGAGGCGTCAGCACTCATCCTGATGTGTCGATACAGACTAATCAATTCATCTCAGCACTGACTGATCACTACACCGTGCCAGCACCGAGGGGTTCCCGGGTCAGTCTTCCGTGGAGAGTCAGTCGTCTGTGGGAGCCTCTGTCGGATCACACCACCAGATACCGTAACTGTCAGAGTAAACGGGAACCGTAAAAATCAAAGCACAGTCATACTGATTACAGACCAACCTACCCACTTCCGCTTCTCTATCAAATATTATTATAACTAATCACAATCACGTGACCTGTGAACAGCTGTTTGTTGGCAACAGTTCTAAAAATaacccaaatgtttttgttttttaaatttaccgTCTTTAAGACACAGTACGGTAACGTGATCCTCGTCAGACCTGGACTGAACCACtgtgctgggggggggggggataatAAAACAGCAACGATAAATGCATGCagtattattagtagtagttgtagagttattttattattacaagtgggatatttttgtttgtttgttgtatttttgtatcGTTGTTGATTTATCTTTGACAGTTTGGCAtatttaatataatataatataatataacataatattatattatattatgttatattatattatatgaAGTAATATAAtgtaatctaatctaatctaatataATTTGTAAGGTGTATATATTGTGATCTTTGTGCTCCTTCTTTTTATTGACACAAACATAGAAGTATCAGCACAACAATAATTAATCTGTGtacatacatttatatatagtatatacaaaTGTGCATTAATACATTATGAATTTAAACCCAAACATTTGTAGACTGACACATATTCTgcgttttctctgttttaatgtcTAATATAATTATTCTATCTGTTTTCAGCTGTTGTGGTTTTTTATCAATTTGCATTTATGGATAGAATATTTACAACACAGAATCAATTTATTTAAGAataatatatgtatttttttaaaatgtgttttctccCTTGCGCTCCTTCTTTTATGTTGGTATGATCTACAGTGACGTCATCACGTCTTGTCCAAGATGGCGGCCGCTATGTTTCGGAGAGGAGTAGAGTTGAAGAGTTTTTTTCGCTCGgtaagaaaatttaaaaaccttAAATTTATCGATCAGACATGTATACTGAGTCTGAACCTGCACACCTCTCTGTGACGTCATATGGAGCTGTCAATCAACACCTGCAGATTCTCTGTTTACCCACCTGGTGTGAACTTTAACACAGTTAACGCGCCTCTCAGCACGCGCACGCGCTGggggtttgttttgtttctgaagCTTTGATTGTGAAAATCGTTCACACTGTTTCCGGTCAGTGAGAGGCTCAGAGCAGGTGAGCAGAGAAATCAGGTAAACTAAACTCCATTAGTGAGCTTCTGGACATTAAACTGGAGACTGGAACGTAAAAAGACTAAGTTACTTAGTTTAAATACCGGAAGAACAGGTGTGCTCTGTGAGAGGAGCTGACGTCACTTTCACGTCCTCATGGACCCTCAGAGAAACGTGCACGCGCCCTCTAGGTGAccggagggagagagagggcagATTAATAGGACTCTTAACCTATTAATCTAAAATATCAGCAAAGaacctttattattttatttgtccttacacacagacacacacatatatgtatataaatatatttatatactgtatatatgcaCTTATATATAGTTAGTTAGATACTGTTCTCTCTGTTCTCTGCACTCAGTCATGGTTCCACAGCTCGGCTGTTCTCCAGCAGTCTGGTCCTCCTCAACAGCGGTTCTTTGCCCCAGCTGAAGGCGTCATGCTGCCCGCAGGCAGCTTCAAAGACCGGGTAGCCTTCATCACAGGAGGGGGGACGGGTCTAGGCAAAGCCATGACCACCACACTGTCCCAGCTGGGGGCTCAGTGTGTCATCGCCAGCAGGTATACGTCTATGAGTGCCCGATCAACCCTCATCACCCCTCCTCCATCCCCTCTACCTTCTCTACCCTCCTCTATCTCCCTCTACAACATTTAcctccctcctctttcttctcttcctcctctaccTTCCCCCACCTCCCTCTACCTTCCTCTACCTTCTCTaactccctctttctctctgtatttCCCCCCTACCTCCCTCTACCCTGCTCTACCTCCCTCTAACGGGGTTTATTGAAGCTCtctgagatgtttttgtttttttttattcattcaggAAGTTGGATGTCCTTCAGCAAACAGCTGATGAGATCAGCACCCAGACAGGAAACAAGGTGACCAATCCCAACCAGAACCAGATTAAACCAGGTTAAACCAGACTAACTTCATCCCCCTCCCCAGGTCCATGCAGTTCAGTGTGATGTCAGAGATCCTCACGCTGTCGCCAACTGTGTTGACCAGATGGAAACGCTGACGGGACTTCCTGATGTaataacagacacacacacacacacacccacacacacacacacacacacacccctacacCCACACTCAGTTTGACAGGGCAGTCCTTGTTCTTCATGTTTGTTACACTTAAACGTCTCagatcaaaataattttaacattacacaaagataacctgagggAAATCCTGCTCCTCACCAGTTCCACAAACTTTCCCAACAGTTGCCAACTATGGTCTACTATTAGGGTAGAATGCCATTCTAGATGTTCAGGATTTATTCCACACATGCTCTGTTCTGGATAATGTCAGCTAAgaatgatgacatcacagcactCTTCTTCACTGATTGGTTCAGGTGATCATCAACAATGCAGCAGGAAACTTTGTTTGTCCATCAGAGCGTCTGTCACCAAACGCCTGGAAGAGCATCACCGACATCGTCCTGAATGGGACGGCATTCATCACTCTGGAGCTCGGCAAGAGGTTGATCCAGCAGCAGAAAGGTAAGTGGGCCCTTTTAAACCTCAGTGTAACAGTGTCCTTTTGTCATCATGATACCAGTGACATCCTTTTAGTCTCTCCCTCTGTACTCTGGATTAACATCCTGATACCAGTGACATCCATTTGATCTGGCCCACTATACTCTGGATTAACAACCTGATACCAATGATCTACCTGTAGTCTGGCCCTCTATTCTCTGGTTTAACAACCTGATACCAATGATGTCCCTTTAGTCTGGCCCTCTATTCTCTGGTTTAACAACCTGATACCAATGATGTCCCTTTAGTCTGGCCCTCTATACTCTGGATTAACATCCTGATACCAGTGACATCCCTTTGTTCTGGCCCTCTATACTCTGGATTAACATCCTGATACCAGTGACATCCCTTTGTTCTGGCCCTCTATGGTCTGGATTAACAACCTGAAACCTGTGGTATCCATTTAGGCTGTCCCTCTTTACTCTGGATTAACAACCTAATACCAATGATGTCCCTTTAGTCTGGCCCTCTTTGGTCTGGATTAACAACCTGATACCATTGATGTCCTTGTACTCTGTCCCTCTATGGTCTGGATTAACAACCTGATACCAGTGATGTCCCTGTAGTCTGTCCCTCTATGGTCTGGATTAACAACCTGATACCAGTGATGTCCCTGTAGTCTGCTCCTCTATGGTCTGGATTAACAACCTGATGCCAGTGACGTCCCTGTACTCTGTCCCTCTTTACTCTGGATTAACATCCTGATACCAGGTATGTCCCTGGAGTCTCGCCCTCTATAATTTGGATAAACAACCTGATACCAGTGATGTCCCTTTAGTCTCTCCCTCTGTACTCTGGATTAACATCCTGATACTGGTGACATCCATTTGATCTGGCCTTCTATGGTCTAAATTAATAACCTGATACCAATGAGGTCCTTTTAGTCTGGCCCTCTTTACTCTGGATTAACACCCTGATACCAATTTTGTCCCTCTAGTCTGGCCCTCTATACCCTGGTTAACAACCTGATACCAGTGACGTCCGTTTAGTCTGGCCCTCTATGGTCTGGATTAACAACCTGATACCAGTGATGTCCCTGTAGTCTGGCCTTCTTTACTCTGGATTAACATCCTGATACCAGGTATGTCCCTGTTGTCAGGCCCTCTATACTCTGGATTAACAATCTGATACCAGTGATGTCCCTGTAGTTTCACTCTCTATAGTTTGGATTAAAAGCCTGATACCAGTGATGTCTCTTTAGTCTGTCCTTCTATGGTCTGGATTAACAACCTGATACCAGTGATGTCCCTTTAGTCTGGCCCTCTATAATCTGGTTAACAACCTGATACCAATGATGTCCCTTTAGTCTGGCCCTCTGTAGTCTAGATTAACAACCTGATACCAGTGACGTCCCTCTAGTCTTGCCCCCTATGGTCTGGATTAACAACCTGATAACAGTGACGTCTGTTTAGTCTGGCCCTCTATACTCTGGATTAACAACCTAATTCCAGGCTGTCCCCCTTTAGTCTGGCCCTCTATACTTTGGATAAACAACCTGATACAAGTGACATCCCTTTGATCCGGCCCTCTATGATCTGGATTAAAAACCTGATACCAGTGATGTCCCTTCAGTCTGTCCTTCTATACTATGTATTAACAACCTGATACGAGTGACATCCCTTTGATCCAGCCCTCTATGATCTGGATtaaaacctgaaatttgtgGCATCTGTTTAATCTGTCCCTCTTTGCTCTGGATTAACAACCTGATACCAGTGACATCCCTTTAGTCTTGCCCTCTCTACTTTGGATTAACAACCTGATACCAGTGACATACTTTTCGTCTTTCCCTCTATACTCTGAATTAACAACCTGATAGCAGTGATGTCCCTTTAGTCTGTCCCTCTATATTCTGAATTAAAAACCTGATAGCAGTGACATCCCTTTGTTCTGGTCCTCTATGGTCTGGATTAACATCCTGAAAGCAGTGACGTCCGTTTAGTCTGGCCCTCTACACTCTGGATTAACAACCTGATACCAGTGACATCCTCTTGATCTGGCCCTCCATACTCTGGATTAACAACCTGATACCAGTGACATCCTCTTGATCTAGCCCTCTATGGTCTGGATTAACATCCTGAAACCTGTGGCATCCATTTAGCCTGTCCCCCTTTTCTCTGGATTAACAACCTGATACCAGTGAAACCCCTACAGTCTGTCCTTCtatactttaaaatgaacatcCTGATACCACTGATGTCCTTGTAGTCTGGTCCTCTATACTCTGGATTAACATCCTGATACCAGTGATGTCCCTATAGTCTGTCCCTCTTTTCTCTGGATTAACAACCTGATACCAGTGACATCCCTTTAGTCTGTCCCTCCATACTTTGGATGAACATCCTGATACCAGTGATGTCCCTGTAGTCTCGCCCTCTATAATTTTGATTTAACAACCTGATACCAGTGATGTCCCTGTAGTCTCGCCCTCTATAATTTTGATTTAACAACCTGATACCAGTGTCATCcttaaagacaaggatggaatgttttttttaacttagatTACATCATTTTTAGAGTCAACGTCAGAATGTTTTGTatgctttgatgacatcatctttcaaaagacttcaaaggatgacatcattaaaggcagaggatggaatgttgttgAAGCTGGCGATGTTGGGtcattttccctccatttttgcaaaatagtaGGTCAAAGTTCGCAACTTTTGGAATGTGGGTGGGAGTGGACAGGAGCGAGGGAAACCCTGGCTTCCGTCCAGATGAAGACATCCCAGACCTCCTCTGTGTCGGTCTGAGCTGTCAGATATCACACTGATTTCACTGAGTGGAGTCCACACAGAGCATTAAAGGTatctaaatgactaaaacagatGTTCAAAGCTTTGTCGTTGTCTTTTAGGTGCCTCGTTCCTGGCCATCACCACCATCTACGCTGAGTCAGGTTCTGGTTTCGTGGTCCCTAGTGCATCTGCAAAGGCTGGTGTCGAGGCTCTCTACAAGTCAgtatgacctctgacctcagatCAGACTGATAACTCTCAAACTATCAGACATTTTGACCCTGTTTACACCTTACATTAGCCTCACAATTAGTATGataggttggttggttggttaatAGTTGATTGATTGGTCGGTGGTTGgttcttttttattaaacataATTGCCACAGTGATCTGCTGGGATTTTCATctctgtttcaaaataaaagcctaatCTTTATTCCTGTGTTTGTCAGGTCTCTTGCTGCTGAGTGGGGGCGCTATGGACACCGGTTCAACATAATCCAGCCGGGACCAATCAGAACCAAGGTAAGGCCTGTCTGAGTCCTGCTTATGacgttgtgttgtttttaagttttcctgctgctgaccttattgtttgtgtgtttgttgttgttttttttacttatctgtttgttttcaggGAGCGTTCAGCCGTCTGGATCCAACAGGAGTCTTTGAGAAGTCAATGATTGGTCGAATCCCGACGGGTCGACTGGGTAAACCAGGGGAGATTGCCAACCTAGCGGCGTACATGAGCAGCGACTACGCTACCTGGATGTCTGGAGCAGTGAGTTCACACTGATCTGAGACCAGATTTAAGGCTGGGATCACAGGAGACGGGTGTAGAACCAACAAGTTAAAGTGATCTCAGATCAGAGTAAACTGTCTCTGGTCCCTTAAACTGATCCCAGACCAGAGTCTTAAAGGTTAACAGTGTGGTTTTTGTGTCTCAGGTAATCCGCTTTGATGGCGGTGAATACGTGTCGATGGCTGGAGAGTTCAACGAGCTGAAGAGGGTGAGTgccacactgaaatgtttcccCCAGGGACATGACGGTGTTTGGAATGTTCCAGGGTTCAGTGACAATGAAGAAGACTGAggtgtgtctgtctctgtcaggTGACTCCTGAGCAGTGGAAGATGATGGAGGCCATGATCAGAGGTACTAAAGGATCCTAAAATGCCACCACAGCACCATCAGACCAACTAGCCAATCACATCGCAGCCTTCAGGTGGACCTGCCAACCTGCTAATGTTTCATGACTGATTAAATCCATAGATACCTACATGCAGGTGTCGCATTAAGACTTCTGCACATTTCCACACAGCCGCCATCTTGGGGAGGGGTGCCACAGTGCGAGTCTCTGACAGCAGGCCTGTCACAGATTGAAATATTCAGAACTCACTGAAATGTAAATCAGTTTCTTTAAGCCTTTGTTTTATCACAAACCTCAGGTGTAATCCTGAGTCAGATATGGTGTTGGCTCAAGAAAATATAGAAATGAAATAGAAACAAATCAAGTAAAAAAATAGGGATACACCCTGGTGGTTAGACGCCTCCACAAGGAGTCGGTCACCACAGTGAAAATACAGAGGTGGGTCCGTTCTGGGCTGTCTCCAGAGTAGAGAAGTATAAgtgagtctgttttttcttgaGTGTATTTATCAAACAGCCTGTCTAATAGACAGAAGAATGTCTGTTCTAATAACAATGTTACTGTTTGTTCTACAGAGATcagttttctaaaaaaaaaaaaaagaaaaatgtggctCTTATTGCAGTGagttttgaatatttaaatCCTGGATGGACCTCCTGCTGTCATAGACTTTATGATTATGAGCCATAGCTACCCCTCTCCAAGATGGCGGCGTGTAGCCATGTCTACTGTGAATCATATCAGCCCAGGTGTTACCTACCTGTATCCATCTATGGATGAACCTAACAGATAATTGATTACTTCCAGGTGATACTGTCAGCCTATTAAAATGAAgcttgcagtcatgtgaccCACTACACATGCTCAGTGTGaactcaaacatgtttttgttattttgataaTAAAAGTCTAACCATGACAGTGATGTTTGTGTTGTGTGATGATAGGAGGTTTAATTCAGAGTGACCCAATGGTTAATGATAGATATTTAAATTAACTTgataaaatatcttttagtcaatgttgatttaaaaaaaatatctgccatACACATGTAGAAAGACAGTAATCACAGATAGCCAAAGATGTTTATTGACCACAGTGTTAAATCTTTAGGGTAAATGGA
It encodes the following:
- the decr1 gene encoding 2,4-dienoyl-CoA reductase, mitochondrial — protein: MAAAMFRRGVELKSFFRSSWFHSSAVLQQSGPPQQRFFAPAEGVMLPAGSFKDRVAFITGGGTGLGKAMTTTLSQLGAQCVIASRKLDVLQQTADEISTQTGNKVHAVQCDVRDPHAVANCVDQMETLTGLPDVIINNAAGNFVCPSERLSPNAWKSITDIVLNGTAFITLELGKRLIQQQKGASFLAITTIYAESGSGFVVPSASAKAGVEALYKSLAAEWGRYGHRFNIIQPGPIRTKGAFSRLDPTGVFEKSMIGRIPTGRLGKPGEIANLAAYMSSDYATWMSGAVIRFDGGEYVSMAGEFNELKRVTPEQWKMMEAMIRGTKGS